ccttgTCGGCCTTGCTTGGCTTTTTGCAACTTATTAAATGGTTGGCTTGTGGTTACCATCCTCTGagtgggaaggggaggagaccGGATGTAtgctggaggaggtgaaCCGAGTGGCGCACGAGGGAAACCACTTTTTTATGAGGAcatgaaggaaaagagcgTTAGTCGCTTCTGCTGGGCCAAATCGTTTTCTTACAAGATACATGATTAAAAATAGCGTACATTCCTGCTTGAACGCTTGAAGTTGACATTTTTGGACAGCTCTGCATTCCCCTAACCCCGATGAAATATACGGATGATAGATGACGCCTGGCTAAGGATCTAGCTTTTTATAGAACGATGACCCATGGGCATTCTTCTATCTGGCTGCGACCCCTTAAAGATTTGCATTCCGCTTAGAACTGAAGATCCCCGAATTCCCATCCAAGGCTCACCGAGGAGGGGCTTCGGTCAAAGGATCTTCCACAAAGGattgccatcatcatttctAAGTTGAATTTCAAGAATGAGCTCCTGGATCTTGCCGTTTGCTGCTTGAAGAACCTTGTGCAGGTAGGTGGCTTAGAAGAGAAACATGTAGAGGACagttgaggatggaggaagtggaagtTACAAAGTAACGTACATCCACAATAGCGCAATTTGATATTATCTAGAATGCTCCAACCTTGACTCCATTGTCGAGCAACGCCTTTCTTGCCGCTCCGCTGAAAACTGATTTCCAAAGTTCATCTCTTACTTCAGGAAGAGTGAGAAGTGTTCTTGTCTCTGCAATGTTTGTCAGCTCCGACGCTCATCAAGATCGAGAGGAAACAACGACGTACTGCTATCTTGATGTCCAATGTCGAGCAAGAGGACGGTATCTTTCGAGATCTTGATAGCGCCTGCAGCCCATCAAGAAATATAAAAGCAGGAAGCAGTCgatgagagatgaggaCGTACCTTCAGCAAGAAGCTTGCCTACTCGAGCAGGAGTACCAACTGCGATAGACACCTTTGTCCGTTCGAGATATTTGATCTGGTCTGCGAGTTTAAAGTGTTTGGCAAAGAGCTATGCGAAAATGAGTAACATAGTCAGAATGTCTGGCTCACAAAAATACCAACCTTGGCTACTTCACCCTTCCCCTTAACACCTCTAACTCCTCTAACGATATCCGCACATCTCAGCCCACTTATCCCAAGGACAATAACAGCGGGCGCTCCATTTCCCTTGGGCTCCTTCTTACCCTTCGTCAATTCAGAAATCCTCTGCTGAAGAGGTTTGAACGCATTGCTTGGGTCGGCCTTGGGTGCCGGATATGTTGGTGGTTCCAGCAGGTTGGCAGGGGGAATAAGgacctcttcaatctcgatagcagaggatgaggggaaTGATTCTCGAATAGagcggaggaggacggAGGACAGATCGGTGGTAGCGAGATGAGTTGGGGCGGTCGTTGATGGTACAAGTTCAGCACCTTGTCTTCTCTACGGCAGTATGGCATGTCAGTGCACATCTTTTCCGCTGTTATAAAATATGGTCATACCTTGGCTCTTcgctccttttctttctccttctttcttcgcttcttctcagccttcgccgcctcttcgtcctgctctccttcattctccacatcctcggcttttctcttcttcatttccgGCACAGGGCTCATAGCAATCTCcgtctcctccccctcaAGTACTAATGGgctctcatcctctgaCGCCTGGTCCCGC
The Cryptococcus neoformans var. neoformans JEC21 chromosome 8 sequence genome window above contains:
- a CDS encoding expressed protein → MVQEITEKTIKTGGDDLDDGLELDPDLLASSDIEDAASDVASEFDGGEQRDQASEDESPLVLEGEETEIAMSPVPEMKKRKAEDVENEGEQDEEAAKAEKKRRKKEKEKERRAKRRQGAELVPSTTAPTHLATTDLSSVLLRSIRESFPSSSAIEIEEVLIPPANLLEPPTYPAPKADPSNAFKPLQQRISELTKGKKEPKGNGAPAVIVLGISGLRCADIVRGVRGVKGKGEVAKLFAKHFKLADQIKYLERTKVSIAVGTPARVGKLLAEGAIKISKDTVLLLDIGHQDSKTRTLLTLPEVRDELWKSVFSGAARKALLDNGVKVGAF